A genomic segment from Klebsiella africana encodes:
- a CDS encoding ABC transporter ATP-binding protein — MNSAPKLTVMSDTRFMPASATPAIEVLSAEKIYSNGTRALLPVNLTINQGEFITLLGPSGCGKSTLLKMVAGLVEPSDGKLMLWRRDSREKAQHPLSFVFQEATLMPWSSVRNNVRLPLDLAGVPRAEGNTRVNEVLELVGLGKFADVLPRELSGGMQMRVSIARGLVTRPKLLLMDEPFGALDEITRNKLDSDLLRLWQEQNLTVVFVTHSIHEAVFLSQRVIMMAARPGRVVEDIAIREPFPRSEAFRVSPAFSLYARQLQDSLLQASQSGMEP, encoded by the coding sequence ATGAATAGCGCCCCGAAACTGACCGTGATGAGCGACACCCGCTTTATGCCCGCCTCTGCCACGCCGGCCATCGAGGTGCTGTCGGCGGAGAAGATCTACAGCAACGGCACCCGGGCGCTGCTGCCCGTCAACCTGACCATCAATCAGGGGGAGTTTATTACCCTGCTCGGCCCGTCCGGCTGCGGGAAGAGTACGCTGCTGAAGATGGTCGCCGGCCTGGTGGAGCCCAGCGACGGCAAGCTGATGCTGTGGCGGCGCGACAGCCGGGAAAAAGCCCAGCATCCGCTGTCGTTCGTCTTCCAGGAAGCCACCCTGATGCCGTGGAGCAGCGTGCGCAATAACGTCAGGCTGCCGCTGGATCTGGCCGGCGTGCCGCGGGCGGAAGGTAATACCCGGGTGAATGAAGTCCTTGAGCTGGTGGGCCTCGGCAAGTTCGCCGACGTCCTGCCGCGCGAACTCTCCGGCGGCATGCAAATGCGCGTCTCCATCGCCCGCGGCCTGGTCACCCGGCCAAAGCTGCTGCTGATGGATGAGCCCTTCGGCGCGCTGGATGAAATCACGCGTAATAAACTCGACAGCGACCTGCTGCGTCTCTGGCAGGAGCAGAACCTGACGGTGGTGTTCGTCACCCACTCGATCCACGAAGCGGTGTTTCTCTCCCAGCGGGTGATCATGATGGCGGCCCGTCCCGGACGGGTGGTGGAAGATATCGCCATCCGCGAGCCGTTCCCGCGCAGCGAGGCATTTCGCGTCAGCCCGGCCTTTTCCCTGTATGCCCGTCAGCTGCAGGACAGTCTGTTGCAGGCCAGCCAGTCCGGTATGGAGCCATAA
- a CDS encoding FAD-binding oxidoreductase, with product MMTDEQRQHAVAAIQQTLPTLEWTLQPAKIKRLSRDFHWFSPLLTEQLAGKQADAVVRPRDEEELRQLVAACAQHQLPLTLRGSATGNYGQLVPLEGGLLVDMTGLNQIVALGNGTVRAQAGIRLADIETAARPTGWELRCMPSTYRLASLGGLYGGGFGGIGSINYGPLAAPGNVLSVKVMTVEPVPRVLTVPAPEALLLHHAYGTNGIILEVELALAPVHQWIERLDVFDDFADALNYANACVRSPGLVKRQVALLATPIADYFSHLNDRYRTGQHAVISLIAEESEGLCASLLQRHRGSNAIRQASDEARTQNASLMEYCWNHTTLHALKVDNTLTYLQTAFDPQRYPQQILQMEQHFAGEVMSHIEFLRDIEGNLTASGLQLVRYTTPARLNAIMQIFRDNDVKINNPHVLQVEDGKQGVIRPDVVAVKQSLDPAGLLNPGKLRGWALRDQLELDSNPLARATREGSTT from the coding sequence ATGATGACTGATGAGCAGCGTCAACACGCGGTCGCGGCGATCCAGCAGACACTCCCGACGCTGGAGTGGACCTTACAGCCGGCGAAGATCAAACGGCTTTCCCGCGATTTTCACTGGTTCAGTCCGCTACTCACTGAGCAACTGGCGGGGAAACAGGCGGACGCAGTGGTTCGCCCACGCGACGAAGAGGAACTGCGCCAGCTGGTCGCCGCCTGCGCGCAGCACCAGCTGCCGTTAACCCTGCGCGGCAGCGCCACCGGCAACTATGGCCAACTGGTCCCCCTCGAAGGCGGACTGCTGGTCGATATGACCGGACTCAACCAGATCGTCGCCCTCGGCAACGGCACGGTGCGCGCCCAGGCCGGCATTCGTCTGGCAGATATTGAAACCGCCGCCCGCCCAACGGGCTGGGAGCTGCGCTGCATGCCGTCGACCTACCGCCTGGCGAGCCTGGGCGGCCTCTACGGCGGCGGGTTCGGCGGCATCGGCTCCATCAACTATGGGCCGCTGGCGGCGCCCGGCAATGTGCTCAGCGTCAAAGTGATGACCGTCGAGCCGGTCCCTCGCGTGTTGACCGTCCCGGCTCCCGAAGCGCTGCTGCTGCATCACGCCTACGGCACCAACGGCATTATCCTGGAGGTTGAGCTGGCGCTGGCGCCCGTGCACCAGTGGATTGAACGCCTGGACGTGTTTGACGATTTCGCCGATGCGCTGAACTATGCCAACGCCTGCGTCCGCTCGCCGGGGCTGGTGAAGCGCCAGGTGGCGCTGCTGGCCACGCCGATCGCCGATTATTTTAGCCACCTCAACGATCGTTACCGCACCGGGCAGCATGCGGTTATCAGCCTGATTGCCGAGGAGAGCGAAGGACTCTGCGCCAGCCTGTTACAACGCCATCGCGGGAGCAACGCCATCCGTCAGGCCAGCGACGAGGCCCGGACGCAAAACGCCTCGTTAATGGAATACTGCTGGAACCACACCACCCTGCATGCGCTCAAGGTGGACAATACGCTGACCTATCTGCAGACAGCGTTTGATCCGCAGCGCTATCCGCAGCAAATTTTACAGATGGAGCAGCATTTCGCCGGGGAGGTGATGTCCCATATTGAGTTTCTGCGCGATATCGAGGGCAATCTCACCGCCAGCGGTCTGCAGCTGGTGCGCTATACCACGCCCGCGCGGCTAAACGCCATCATGCAGATATTTCGCGACAACGACGTCAAGATTAACAATCCTCACGTGCTGCAGGTTGAGGACGGCAAACAGGGCGTGATCCGTCCTGACGTCGTGGCGGTGAAACAATCTCTCGACCCGGCGGGATTGCTTAACCCCGGCAAGCTGCGCGGCTGGGCGCTGCGCGACCAGCTGGAGCTGGACAGCAACCCGCTGGCGCGGGCCACCCGCGAAGGCTCCACGACCTGA
- a CDS encoding CoA transferase subunit B has product MLTREQMAMRVAQELRDGDYVNLGIGIPTLVANYIPAGIEVMLQSENGLLGMGEFPDEETLDADMINAGKQTVTAQTGAAIFDSAQSFAMIRGGHVDLTVLGAFEVDVAGNIASWMIPGKMVKGMGGAMDLVAGAQNIIVVMTHASKNGESKLLPQCTLPLTGVGCIRRVLTDLALLDIVDGAFVLREVAPGVSPDEVIRKTAGRLIVADDVREMRFS; this is encoded by the coding sequence ATGCTGACCCGTGAACAAATGGCGATGCGCGTCGCCCAGGAGCTGCGCGACGGTGACTATGTCAATCTCGGGATCGGTATCCCGACGCTGGTGGCCAACTACATTCCCGCCGGTATTGAGGTGATGCTCCAGTCGGAGAACGGCCTGCTGGGGATGGGCGAATTTCCCGATGAGGAAACCCTCGACGCCGACATGATTAACGCCGGCAAACAGACCGTCACCGCGCAAACCGGGGCGGCAATCTTCGATTCCGCCCAGTCGTTCGCCATGATCCGCGGCGGCCACGTCGACCTGACCGTTCTTGGCGCCTTTGAGGTCGACGTCGCGGGGAATATCGCTTCGTGGATGATCCCTGGAAAAATGGTCAAGGGGATGGGCGGCGCCATGGACCTGGTGGCCGGCGCGCAGAACATCATCGTGGTGATGACCCATGCCTCAAAAAACGGCGAATCCAAACTGCTGCCGCAGTGCACCCTGCCGCTTACCGGCGTGGGCTGTATTCGCCGGGTGCTCACCGACCTGGCCCTGCTGGACATTGTCGACGGCGCATTTGTCCTGCGCGAAGTAGCTCCTGGGGTCAGCCCTGACGAGGTGATACGTAAAACGGCGGGACGGCTGATCGTGGCCGACGATGTGCGCGAAATGCGCTTCAGCTAA
- a CDS encoding ABC transporter permease, translating to MKNTTSTPWVQHPRFLKILYPTLVAVAVVLLWQGAVSYFRIPAFLVPSPLVMLDSLWTHLTPLLLALLFTLKITLISFLLSIVLGAAVAFILVQNRFVETALFPYIVFLQVTPIVAIAPLIIIWVKDATLSLVVCATLMAVFPIISNTTQGLRSVSPGLLSYFRLNHASRWQTLVRLRIPSALPYFFGALRISSGLSLIGAVVAEFVAGTGGINTGLAYQILQAGYQLDIPLMFAALLLISLAGIALFGVMSWVSRRALSAWHESEAVQSH from the coding sequence ATGAAAAACACAACCTCAACGCCGTGGGTCCAGCATCCGCGTTTTCTCAAAATTCTCTATCCGACCCTCGTCGCGGTGGCGGTGGTGCTTCTGTGGCAGGGCGCGGTGAGCTATTTCCGCATCCCGGCCTTTCTGGTGCCGTCGCCGCTGGTGATGCTGGACAGCCTGTGGACGCATCTCACGCCGCTGCTGCTGGCGCTGCTGTTCACCCTCAAGATCACCCTGATCTCGTTTCTGCTGTCGATTGTCTTAGGCGCCGCGGTGGCGTTTATCCTGGTGCAGAACCGCTTTGTGGAGACTGCCCTGTTTCCCTACATCGTGTTTTTACAGGTGACGCCGATTGTCGCCATCGCCCCGCTGATCATCATCTGGGTGAAGGACGCCACGCTCTCGCTGGTGGTGTGCGCCACCCTGATGGCGGTCTTCCCCATCATCTCCAATACCACCCAGGGACTGCGCAGCGTCTCTCCCGGCCTGCTGAGCTATTTTCGCCTCAATCACGCCAGCCGCTGGCAAACCCTGGTGCGGCTGCGTATCCCCTCGGCGCTGCCCTATTTCTTCGGCGCGCTACGTATTTCCAGCGGGCTGTCGCTGATTGGCGCGGTGGTGGCGGAGTTTGTCGCCGGCACCGGCGGGATCAATACCGGTCTGGCCTATCAGATCCTGCAGGCTGGCTACCAGCTGGATATTCCGCTGATGTTTGCCGCGCTGCTGCTGATCTCTCTCGCCGGGATCGCGCTGTTTGGCGTGATGTCCTGGGTTTCGCGCCGGGCGCTCAGCGCCTGGCATGAAAGCGAAGCCGTACAATCTCATTAA
- the chrA gene encoding chromate efflux transporter, producing MSKTVVLPQTDSPSVVASVSFWQAFRFWLKLGFISFGGPAGQIAMMHQELVDNRRWISEGRFLHALNFCMVLPGPEAQQLATYIGWLMHKTWGGVIAGVLFILPSLLLLIFLAWIYLVWGDVAVVVGIFYGIKPAVAAIVLQAAHRIGSRALKNGAYWAIAAAAFVAIFALNVPFPLIVLAAAIVGFIGGRLAPAIFGKADAHRAQSHPGGAAIIDDTTPIPAHAIFSWRRTSRVLIAGMLLWLVPMAALTLLLGWAHPLTQMSGFFTKAALMTFGGAYAVLPYVYQGAVTHYGWLTAGQMMDGLALGESTPGPLIMVVTFVGFVGGYTNAVLGVDDVLLGGIVAACLVTWFTFLPSFIFILAGGPFIETTHNKVGFTAPLTAITAAVVGVILNLALFFIWHSVWGTSGFDPWSAAIALGAAGLLFRYKWKLTWVLAAAAVVGLIVHMAGLSGAG from the coding sequence ATGAGCAAAACGGTCGTTCTTCCGCAGACTGATAGCCCTTCCGTCGTCGCTTCCGTCTCCTTCTGGCAGGCATTTCGCTTCTGGCTGAAGCTTGGCTTCATCAGCTTCGGCGGGCCTGCCGGGCAGATCGCCATGATGCACCAGGAGCTGGTGGATAACCGGCGCTGGATATCGGAAGGGCGATTCCTCCATGCGCTCAATTTTTGTATGGTCCTGCCCGGCCCGGAGGCCCAGCAGCTGGCGACCTACATCGGCTGGCTGATGCATAAAACCTGGGGGGGCGTCATCGCCGGGGTGCTGTTTATTTTGCCCTCTCTGCTGTTGCTTATTTTCCTGGCGTGGATCTACCTCGTCTGGGGAGATGTCGCGGTGGTGGTGGGGATTTTTTATGGCATCAAACCGGCCGTAGCGGCAATCGTATTGCAGGCGGCGCACCGCATCGGCTCGCGGGCGCTGAAAAATGGCGCCTACTGGGCTATCGCCGCCGCTGCCTTTGTCGCTATTTTTGCGCTGAACGTTCCTTTTCCGTTGATCGTCCTCGCCGCGGCGATAGTCGGTTTTATCGGCGGACGGCTGGCGCCGGCGATATTCGGCAAAGCGGACGCCCACCGTGCACAGAGTCACCCTGGCGGAGCCGCCATCATTGATGACACGACGCCGATCCCGGCCCATGCCATTTTCAGCTGGCGGCGTACCTCCCGGGTGCTGATTGCCGGGATGCTGCTGTGGCTGGTGCCGATGGCCGCCCTGACGCTTCTGCTGGGCTGGGCGCATCCCTTGACCCAGATGAGCGGGTTCTTTACCAAAGCCGCGCTGATGACCTTTGGCGGGGCATATGCCGTCTTACCTTATGTTTACCAGGGGGCGGTGACCCACTATGGCTGGCTGACGGCGGGGCAGATGATGGACGGTCTTGCTCTTGGGGAATCGACCCCCGGACCGTTGATCATGGTGGTGACCTTTGTCGGGTTTGTCGGCGGCTACACCAATGCGGTGTTGGGCGTTGATGATGTATTGCTGGGGGGCATCGTGGCGGCGTGCCTCGTGACATGGTTTACTTTTTTACCCTCGTTTATCTTTATTCTCGCTGGCGGGCCGTTTATTGAAACGACCCATAATAAGGTGGGATTCACCGCGCCGTTGACTGCCATCACCGCCGCAGTGGTGGGCGTTATCCTGAATCTGGCGCTGTTTTTTATCTGGCATAGCGTCTGGGGAACATCCGGTTTCGACCCATGGTCCGCGGCCATTGCCCTGGGCGCCGCCGGGCTGCTGTTTCGCTATAAGTGGAAGCTGACCTGGGTGCTGGCCGCCGCCGCCGTGGTAGGGCTAATCGTCCATATGGCGGGTCTGTCCGGCGCAGGATAA
- a CDS encoding DUF535 family protein, which produces MEHTVAGAIKEWRKHNKVIGQVKINYKKILRKCRELSLAGGKYREYQELCAKYQCARLTAVTKGLVPFEDKPFKAYLNKRLSKRRKLDIAHGSLNFIEKTFQPDVLPQLYNVADFGRTMFSIPLKNGDNLDVKLLASPFQEEGELMLQLFLGDRRVYSVCFSCTDDGRAYIGGIQGGKDITNDEVKVLTKELHGARPKNIIMSVLYGLLRYFNISTVYAIDSDYHVKSDLVKASYSSLWLEMGGEKQARGWYKLPAQESKKGIEEVKSKHRSQFIKREGLKELIQINMANALQQITLPARVN; this is translated from the coding sequence ATGGAACATACTGTTGCAGGCGCCATCAAAGAATGGCGTAAACATAATAAAGTGATCGGTCAGGTCAAAATAAACTATAAAAAAATTTTACGAAAATGCAGAGAGCTCTCGCTCGCAGGAGGTAAATACAGAGAATATCAAGAACTTTGTGCAAAATATCAGTGTGCGCGATTGACCGCAGTGACGAAAGGACTGGTGCCTTTCGAGGATAAACCGTTTAAAGCTTATCTCAATAAACGGCTGTCAAAACGACGCAAGCTGGATATTGCCCACGGTTCACTAAATTTTATTGAGAAAACGTTTCAGCCTGATGTCCTGCCGCAGCTCTACAATGTGGCGGATTTTGGTCGCACAATGTTCTCCATCCCTCTGAAAAATGGCGATAACCTTGACGTTAAGCTGTTGGCGTCGCCGTTTCAGGAGGAGGGGGAACTGATGCTGCAGTTGTTTCTCGGTGACCGGCGCGTCTATAGCGTCTGTTTTTCCTGTACCGACGATGGCCGCGCCTATATCGGCGGCATCCAGGGCGGGAAAGATATCACCAATGACGAAGTGAAGGTGCTGACTAAAGAGCTGCATGGCGCGCGACCGAAAAATATCATCATGAGCGTGCTGTATGGTTTGCTGCGATATTTCAACATCTCCACGGTCTACGCGATCGATTCTGATTACCACGTGAAAAGCGATCTGGTGAAAGCCAGTTATTCATCGCTGTGGCTGGAAATGGGCGGTGAGAAACAGGCTCGCGGCTGGTATAAACTGCCGGCGCAAGAGAGCAAAAAGGGTATTGAAGAGGTGAAAAGTAAGCACCGGAGCCAGTTTATTAAGCGCGAAGGTCTTAAAGAGCTGATTCAGATTAATATGGCGAATGCCCTGCAGCAAATTACGTTGCCAGCGCGGGTGAATTAA
- a CDS encoding CoA transferase subunit A yields the protein MAGLDKRVASYEAALEGLTDGMTLLAGGFGLCGIPENLIAEVQRRQVQGLTVVSNNCGVDGFGLGLLLASRQVSKVVASYVGENALFEQLVLSGELAVELTPQGTLAEKIRAGGAGIPGFYTATGYGTPIAEGKEVRQFDGRHYILEEAIRGDFALVKGWKADWYGNVVYRHTAQNFNPLMATAGRITVVEVEEIVPPGELPPSAIHTPGIYVDRLIVGQFEKRIEQRTLRAGGY from the coding sequence ATGGCAGGACTGGATAAACGCGTCGCCAGCTACGAAGCGGCGCTGGAAGGGTTAACGGACGGCATGACGCTGCTCGCCGGCGGCTTCGGCTTGTGCGGTATACCTGAGAATTTGATCGCCGAGGTGCAACGCCGCCAGGTGCAGGGGCTGACGGTGGTTTCCAATAACTGCGGCGTTGACGGCTTCGGTCTCGGCCTGCTGCTGGCGTCGCGCCAGGTCAGCAAGGTGGTGGCCTCTTACGTCGGGGAAAACGCGCTGTTTGAACAGCTGGTGCTGAGCGGCGAGCTGGCGGTTGAGCTTACCCCGCAGGGAACGCTGGCGGAAAAAATCCGCGCCGGTGGCGCCGGCATCCCCGGCTTTTACACCGCCACCGGGTATGGCACCCCGATCGCCGAAGGCAAAGAGGTGCGCCAGTTCGACGGCAGGCACTACATCCTTGAAGAGGCGATCCGCGGCGATTTCGCGCTGGTCAAAGGCTGGAAAGCCGACTGGTACGGCAATGTGGTTTATCGCCATACCGCGCAGAATTTCAACCCGCTGATGGCTACCGCCGGGCGCATTACGGTGGTGGAGGTGGAAGAGATTGTGCCGCCGGGCGAACTGCCGCCCTCCGCCATCCACACCCCGGGGATCTATGTCGACCGGCTGATCGTCGGGCAATTCGAAAAACGTATTGAACAGCGCACCCTGCGCGCCGGAGGGTACTGA
- a CDS encoding ABC transporter substrate-binding protein — translation MNSRPTPVFTLLTVAALATSASCFAAEKFTFLTNWYAQAEHGGFYQAQATGLYQHAGLDVEIKMGGPQINVMQLMAAGQADCTLGDNGQALETWQAGVHAVTVATVFQHSPTVFITHNKVENPAELKDKTFLLATEAYTSFWPWAKSELGLAGSKVRPYTFNVQPFLADKNLVQQGYVTSEPFSVAKGGQPFYVYPLSDWGYPPYGNSIICMADTIRKRPAAVAAFVKASMEGWKSYLQDPAPGNSLIGKANPQMGAEQIAFGIAQMKQYQLVTGGDAKTGGIGIITEPRLKKTWDMLVKNKLIDASKVPFEQTYTLEMVKDAGVMP, via the coding sequence ATGAATAGCAGACCGACGCCCGTTTTTACCCTGCTGACCGTGGCCGCCCTTGCCACCTCAGCCTCCTGCTTCGCGGCGGAGAAGTTTACCTTTCTCACCAACTGGTATGCCCAGGCCGAGCACGGCGGGTTTTACCAGGCCCAGGCCACCGGGCTGTATCAGCACGCCGGTCTCGATGTCGAGATTAAAATGGGCGGCCCGCAGATTAACGTCATGCAGTTGATGGCGGCCGGTCAGGCCGATTGTACCCTTGGCGACAACGGCCAGGCGCTGGAGACCTGGCAGGCCGGGGTGCACGCGGTGACCGTCGCTACCGTGTTCCAGCACTCGCCGACGGTGTTTATCACTCATAACAAAGTGGAGAACCCGGCGGAGCTTAAAGACAAAACCTTCCTGCTCGCTACCGAGGCCTATACCTCTTTCTGGCCGTGGGCGAAGAGCGAGCTGGGTCTGGCTGGCAGCAAAGTGCGCCCCTATACCTTTAACGTTCAGCCGTTCCTCGCCGATAAAAATCTGGTGCAGCAGGGCTACGTGACCTCCGAGCCGTTCTCCGTCGCCAAAGGCGGGCAACCGTTCTATGTCTATCCGCTCAGCGACTGGGGATATCCGCCCTACGGTAACTCGATTATCTGTATGGCCGACACCATCCGCAAACGTCCGGCGGCGGTGGCGGCCTTCGTCAAAGCCTCCATGGAGGGCTGGAAAAGCTACCTGCAGGATCCCGCCCCCGGCAACAGCCTGATCGGCAAAGCGAATCCGCAAATGGGCGCCGAGCAGATCGCCTTTGGCATTGCCCAGATGAAGCAGTACCAGCTGGTGACCGGCGGCGACGCTAAGACCGGCGGCATCGGTATCATCACCGAGCCGCGGCTGAAGAAAACCTGGGACATGCTGGTGAAAAACAAACTGATCGACGCCAGCAAGGTGCCGTTTGAGCAGACCTATACCCTGGAGATGGTCAAAGACGCCGGAGTAATGCCATGA
- a CDS encoding winged helix-turn-helix transcriptional regulator, which yields MSKNKALPYLEPELCGLAEGAKILGDRWVLLILREAFYGVTRFETMLAHTHITRQTLTTRLKNLTEMGLLRKVPYREAGSRERYEYVLTDKSRSLALVLFALMEWGHQQVLHSAPHIALVDTASGETAHPGFVTASGKVASPGALQIVKVGTHAET from the coding sequence ATGTCAAAAAATAAAGCACTGCCCTATCTCGAGCCGGAACTGTGCGGCCTGGCGGAAGGGGCGAAAATCCTCGGCGACCGCTGGGTGCTGTTGATCCTCCGCGAAGCGTTTTACGGCGTAACGCGTTTTGAAACGATGCTGGCGCACACCCACATCACCCGCCAGACGCTCACCACCCGGTTAAAAAACCTGACCGAAATGGGATTATTGAGAAAAGTGCCCTACCGGGAAGCCGGCTCCCGCGAGCGTTATGAATATGTTCTGACCGACAAAAGCCGTAGCCTGGCGCTGGTGCTGTTCGCCCTGATGGAATGGGGCCATCAGCAGGTGCTGCACAGCGCACCGCATATTGCGCTGGTGGACACCGCCAGCGGTGAAACCGCTCATCCCGGATTTGTCACCGCCAGCGGCAAGGTAGCGAGCCCCGGCGCGCTACAGATCGTCAAAGTCGGTACCCATGCCGAAACCTGA
- a CDS encoding chromate resistance protein ChrB domain-containing protein, which produces MHLLILNLTTSQATLRMRVWRTLKQSGAAVLRDGVYLLPDVRQGHETFLSTCEAIRAEGGTGHVFTIESAEEEMLRPLFDRREQYGALLQDLQALQRALSADELAAQLKQLRKIQRDYRRIEAIDFFPGAAREQAAERLAALEQAINQRLSPDEPQAVAGELSLLDREAFRGRQWATRRRPWVDRLASAWLIRRFIDHEARFLWLAAPEDCPATAVGFDFDGAPFSHVGTRVTFEVLVRRFALEAVIPDSLARLIHFLDVGGAPTPEAAGVESVLAGLRETITDDDQLLATACLLFDGLLRSCEMRSGNHEQNGRSSAD; this is translated from the coding sequence ATGCACCTCTTGATACTTAACCTCACAACCTCGCAAGCCACGCTGCGCATGCGTGTCTGGCGAACCCTGAAGCAGAGCGGGGCAGCGGTCCTGCGCGACGGGGTCTATCTGCTGCCCGACGTGCGCCAGGGCCATGAGACCTTCCTCAGCACCTGCGAGGCGATCCGCGCGGAAGGGGGGACCGGGCATGTGTTTACGATTGAGTCAGCGGAAGAAGAGATGCTCAGGCCGCTCTTCGATCGCCGCGAACAGTACGGCGCGCTGTTGCAGGATCTGCAGGCGCTGCAGAGGGCGTTATCCGCCGACGAACTGGCGGCTCAGCTGAAACAGCTGCGTAAAATTCAGCGTGATTACCGGCGAATTGAGGCCATTGATTTCTTCCCGGGGGCCGCCCGGGAGCAAGCCGCTGAGCGACTGGCCGCTCTTGAGCAGGCGATTAATCAGCGGTTATCACCGGACGAGCCGCAGGCGGTGGCGGGGGAGCTGAGCCTGCTGGACAGAGAAGCCTTTCGCGGCCGGCAGTGGGCCACCCGCCGACGCCCATGGGTCGATCGTCTGGCCAGCGCCTGGCTTATCCGGCGTTTTATCGACCACGAGGCGCGGTTCCTGTGGCTGGCCGCGCCTGAGGACTGTCCGGCGACGGCGGTCGGCTTTGATTTTGACGGCGCGCCGTTCAGCCACGTCGGCACGCGGGTGACCTTCGAAGTTCTGGTCCGGCGCTTTGCGCTGGAAGCGGTGATACCCGACAGCCTGGCGCGGCTGATCCACTTCCTGGACGTCGGTGGGGCACCGACCCCGGAGGCGGCGGGCGTGGAGAGTGTTCTTGCAGGGCTGCGGGAAACCATTACGGACGATGACCAACTGCTGGCGACAGCTTGCTTGCTGTTCGACGGCTTACTGAGGTCCTGTGAAATGAGGTCTGGCAACCATGAGCAAAACGGTCGTTCTTCCGCAGACTGA
- a CDS encoding tautomerase family protein: MPFVNVQTIKGIMTAEQKSELLRRMTDLLVEIEGQGDPQFRQSVWIRIDEHDPEQWSLGGVQPTAAMIAAKFAAARRD; this comes from the coding sequence GTGCCATTTGTTAACGTGCAAACCATTAAAGGGATCATGACGGCGGAACAGAAAAGTGAGCTGCTGCGACGGATGACCGATCTGCTGGTGGAGATTGAGGGGCAGGGCGATCCGCAGTTCCGCCAGTCGGTGTGGATCCGCATTGACGAACATGACCCGGAGCAGTGGAGTCTGGGGGGCGTACAGCCGACGGCCGCGATGATCGCGGCAAAATTTGCCGCCGCGCGGCGTGACTGA
- a CDS encoding LysR family transcriptional regulator — protein MRMSVKQLRAFLAVAHTLNFAHASERLNLSQPALSLTIKGLEEALGGALLQRSTRKVNLTQEGELFLPMARQLLADWDNVEEAMRQSFTLQRGKISVAAMPSFAANVLPEALKAFRDRYAGVNVTVHDVINEQVIEMVREGRVEMGIAFEPSPSHNLLFTPLAVDRFVAIVPRQSPLAKKKQLTWQELLTLDFITLQRPSAVRLMLEEALARSGRQLDVALESHQLVTVGRMVASGLGGSAVPALCKTQMTSLGAVCIPLSDPPIEKCVGAIHAGHLPLSKAAQALLDTLKGFLPT, from the coding sequence ATGAGAATGAGTGTCAAACAGTTACGCGCGTTTTTAGCGGTAGCTCACACTCTGAATTTCGCCCACGCCAGCGAAAGGCTGAATCTGTCACAGCCTGCTCTCAGCCTGACTATCAAAGGGTTAGAGGAGGCGCTGGGCGGCGCGCTGCTGCAGCGCAGCACCCGCAAGGTGAATCTTACTCAGGAGGGGGAACTCTTTCTGCCGATGGCCCGTCAGCTGCTTGCCGACTGGGATAACGTCGAGGAGGCGATGCGTCAAAGCTTTACCCTGCAGCGGGGGAAAATCTCGGTCGCCGCGATGCCGTCGTTTGCCGCCAATGTTCTGCCGGAGGCGCTGAAAGCCTTTCGCGACCGCTATGCCGGGGTGAACGTCACGGTGCATGACGTGATTAATGAGCAGGTGATCGAGATGGTGCGCGAGGGGCGAGTGGAGATGGGCATCGCCTTCGAGCCATCGCCCAGCCACAATTTGCTATTTACCCCGCTGGCGGTGGACCGCTTCGTGGCGATCGTTCCCCGGCAATCCCCGCTGGCGAAGAAAAAGCAGCTCACCTGGCAGGAGCTGTTGACCCTCGATTTTATTACTCTGCAGCGTCCCTCGGCGGTACGCCTGATGCTGGAGGAGGCGCTGGCGCGCAGCGGTCGTCAGCTGGACGTGGCGCTGGAGAGTCATCAGCTGGTGACGGTGGGGAGAATGGTGGCCAGCGGGCTGGGGGGCAGCGCGGTGCCGGCGCTGTGTAAAACGCAGATGACTTCCCTGGGGGCCGTCTGCATCCCGCTCAGCGATCCGCCGATTGAAAAGTGCGTCGGCGCGATCCATGCCGGACATCTGCCGCTGTCAAAGGCAGCGCAGGCGCTGCTGGATACGCTGAAAGGGTTCTTGCCGACCTGA